The Zymobacter palmae DNA window CCCTGTCGTTCTACTTGCCTATGTCGTGAATGGCGCTTTCTTTTAGTGTTGCTCCTACTGTTATCCTGCCGCAAAAAACTTGGCGCAGCTGCGTTCAAAGCCGCATGCTTCTATATTGGCCAACGGCCTGAATCGCCAGTGTATGTACCCTCATGTATACCGACAAAACGTTTAGAAGGGCGAACATTCACTTGCTGGCTTCGTCCTAGGGGTGTGGCATCAGTGTGTAGGGGCGTAGACACCTGCTATTTCAATAACTGACTGAGCTGATCGTAGCCGTGCTCAATGGCTGAAGACACCATCGCTTCGAGCAAGTGGATGTTGTCGCACGAGGCATAAGGCAGCTGATGGAACAGCCCATTACGCTGGCCGATGAACAGCTGGCCGTTGTTGCTCCACAGGTCGACGCGATCCCATGTGAAGTAAAACATCTCCGACGGCCTTAACAGGCGAGGGCGCGAGATATACAGCCCTCGGTCGTCGATGACTGCACTTGAAAACCGGTAGCGCTTGCCGTGTTGCAGGCCTACCAGCAGCGAGATCATAAGGCGCGAACAGGCATGTTCCCACAGCTGCTCGACTATCTTCTTGTACACGCTCTTGCGGCGCGTCACGATCTGGGTTGGAAAGCGATCGCGGTCATCCTGCAGCAGAATGCAGTAGATCGTGCCGGTTGGGATGAAGCTGTAGATAGGGTACAGCCCGCCCCAGCCGATTGCGGCAATGTCATTGAAATGGATAAAGCGGTTTTTCCACTGAAGTCCTTCTGCCGTGATGGTGAGCGTCTTCCTAAAAATCAGGCCAATTCTGGTGGTGTAGACGCTGTCCTGATGGTCATGGTGCGTGAATTCAACGAGTGCCCCTGTCATTGCATCCCCTCCTGCCACCGCGGCTATGGTGTGCGGTGCCATTCTGAATATAAACATAGGTGTCGATTGATAGCGGTACATGCATCATTTAATTAAACAAAATGCTTTTTATCTGTGCATGTGATTTGGCATGGTGTTAATGATTATTGATATCGGCATAGATGCTATATAAGTTTGATATTTATTCTTCTTTATAATGCGGCGCGTTAAATGAGTGTAAGGGCTTACCGCTATTAATGAAGTATGATAATGACGATATTTCTGAATATTGAAGAATAAAAATATTATGAGGGAAAGGGGGCGCAGTTATAGTCGATCTGTCACTTTCAATATGGATAGCTGATCCGCATAACAACCTTACCAATCAGTATTTCTGTTGATAGGGGATTGCTTCGTACACTCGAAGCAGGCCTTTCATCCATTACGGCAGCAGGAGTACGACAGCATGGCATCGACATTCAAGAAAGTAGCATGGCTACTCCCGTTGTGGCTGGCTTACCAGCCAGTGGCGCATGCAGAGGATATTTCACTGCTGAACGTGTCTTACGATCCGACGCGCGAGCTGTATCAGCAATACAACCAAGCTTTTAGCCAATGGTATCGCCAGCAGAGCGGCGATCAGGTGTCGATTCGCCAAAGTCACGGAGGGTCGGGCACCCAAGCACGTAGCATCATTGAGGGGGCGCCTGCGGACGTGGCGACACTGGCTCTGGCCTACGATATCGACGCCATCGCGGAACGCGGACGCAAGCTGGTCGCGCCGGACTGGCAGAAGGCGTTGCCCGACCGCAGCTCTCCCTATACTTCCACGATCGTATTTTTAGTGCGCAAGGGCAATCCTAAGCACATTAAGGACTGGGATGATCTGATCAAGCCCGGCATCTCGGTGATCACGCCGAACCCCAAAACCTCCGGCGGCGCACGCTGGAATTATCTGGCGGCATGGGGGTATGGGCTGAAGCAATCGTTGGGTGATCTGAAGGCCTTGCATGATCCGGCGCGCAAGGCGGATGTGGCAAAAGCGCAGGCCGATGCACAGGCGTTTGTGACGCAGTTGTTTAAGCATGTACCCGTGCTGGACAGTGGGGCGCGCGGTGCGACCAATACCTTTGTTCAGCGTGGGCTGGGGGATGTGCTGATTGCGTGGGAAAACGAAGCGTTCCTAGCATTGAAGGAATCGGGCGGGCAGGACTACGAGATCGTGACGCCGTCGATCAGCATTCTGACCGAGCCGCCCGTGGCGCTGGTCTCCGGTAACGTTGAGCGCAAAGGGCCGAAGGCCGAGCAGGCCGCCAAGGCTTATCTGGAGCATCTGTACTCTCCGGAAGGGCAGCGCATCGTGGCAGAGAACTTCTATCGTCCCCGCCGTACCGAAGGCGTTCCAAAAGCGCTGCTAGACCGGTTTCCAAACTTCCAGCTGACA harbors:
- a CDS encoding sulfate ABC transporter substrate-binding protein gives rise to the protein MASTFKKVAWLLPLWLAYQPVAHAEDISLLNVSYDPTRELYQQYNQAFSQWYRQQSGDQVSIRQSHGGSGTQARSIIEGAPADVATLALAYDIDAIAERGRKLVAPDWQKALPDRSSPYTSTIVFLVRKGNPKHIKDWDDLIKPGISVITPNPKTSGGARWNYLAAWGYGLKQSLGDLKALHDPARKADVAKAQADAQAFVTQLFKHVPVLDSGARGATNTFVQRGLGDVLIAWENEAFLALKESGGQDYEIVTPSISILTEPPVALVSGNVERKGPKAEQAAKAYLEHLYSPEGQRIVAENFYRPRRTEGVPKALLDRFPNFQLTTVDDFGGWQTAQKTHFANGGTFDQIYKR